One window from the genome of Natrialba magadii ATCC 43099 encodes:
- a CDS encoding ABC transporter ATP-binding protein, whose protein sequence is MDDVSKYFDGGQTIANYRLTLEVADGEFLVFLGPSGCGKTTALRLIAGLEQPSKGEIYFGDERVDGWSPSSRNVAMVFQNYALYPHMTVAENIGYPLRVRGVPPDERDRKVEEVTTLLHIEDQVEKKPAALSGGQRQRVALARAIIREPSVFLLDEPLSNLDAKLRQEMRVELKRLQNELDITTVYVTHNQEEAMSMADRVVVMNQGTIQQVAPPQELYKRPRTAWVARFIGSPPMNLFEGTRRNGSIDFGEAGAVELDNVVRVGETGDETVGTEKSGAEDGSGATSVVASDVQGEVELGVRPEDLTISTSRPPAKNVIEGQVDTVEPLGEYVLVNVIVNDQLVNAKLADGTVSRDERVYLTFDDEDAYLYDENGELVG, encoded by the coding sequence ATGGATGACGTTAGCAAGTATTTCGACGGTGGGCAGACCATCGCGAACTACCGGCTAACGCTTGAGGTGGCCGATGGCGAGTTTCTGGTGTTTCTCGGCCCGTCGGGCTGTGGGAAGACGACGGCACTGCGGTTGATTGCGGGGCTAGAGCAGCCCTCAAAGGGAGAGATCTACTTCGGTGACGAACGAGTGGACGGGTGGTCGCCGAGCAGTCGAAACGTGGCGATGGTGTTCCAGAACTACGCACTGTATCCGCATATGACTGTGGCGGAGAACATCGGCTATCCGCTGCGGGTTCGGGGCGTCCCACCCGACGAGCGTGATCGGAAGGTCGAGGAGGTCACCACGTTGTTACACATCGAAGATCAAGTCGAGAAGAAGCCGGCGGCGCTGTCGGGTGGGCAGCGCCAGCGCGTGGCGCTCGCGCGAGCAATTATCAGGGAACCATCGGTGTTTTTGCTCGACGAACCGCTCTCGAATCTCGACGCGAAGCTTCGCCAGGAGATGCGTGTCGAGCTAAAGCGACTCCAGAACGAGCTCGACATCACGACCGTCTACGTGACCCACAACCAGGAGGAGGCGATGAGCATGGCCGACCGGGTCGTGGTGATGAACCAGGGGACGATCCAGCAGGTCGCGCCCCCACAGGAGCTGTACAAACGCCCGCGGACTGCGTGGGTGGCCCGGTTTATCGGCTCGCCACCGATGAACCTGTTCGAGGGCACGCGTCGGAACGGTTCGATCGACTTCGGTGAGGCAGGGGCTGTCGAGTTGGACAACGTGGTTCGAGTGGGCGAGACAGGCGACGAGACGGTCGGAACCGAGAAGTCAGGGGCTGAAGACGGCAGTGGCGCCACCAGCGTCGTGGCAAGCGACGTACAGGGCGAGGTCGAACTGGGTGTTCGCCCGGAAGACCTGACCATCTCGACCTCGCGCCCGCCAGCCAAGAACGTGATCGAAGGGCAGGTCGACACCGTCGAACCGCTCGGCGAGTACGTCCTCGTCAACGTCATCGTCAACGACCAGCTCGTAAACGCGAAGCTGGCCGACGGAACCGTCTCGCGCGACGAGCGCGTCTACCTCACGTTCGACGACGAGGACGCCTACCTGTACGACGAGAACGGCGAACTGGTTGGCTAA
- a CDS encoding HTTM domain-containing protein: protein MHSLRTLSSRVRGFLRQSTYIDPDAVRIDTRALAAFRIAAGLLIIADVLLRARNFTFFYTESGVVPQSLATEMAADNAISVYYFTTDSTVIAALFILTILIAIQLIIGYKTRVATVLSFLLVVSLDHHNPLVLSFADTLFRMLLLWAMFLPLGERWSVDALHADSSPRLGITSLASAAILAQVVYMYVLNGYHKRESELWTSGEATPLIMGLDNTTFLLGDFMRNFPTLLQYGGLTWYYMLLFAWLLILLRGNARTFFVLMFIAGHASFAITVRIGAFAYVAIAGLLLFLQAPVWDRLEALVRSVTHGRSRLIHARTELERLGSRFPKAQVDSETLGRARTTVYTLVLVVAIISLLVVPTLSHLPVAQSIDEEDGPKERIDDRADAIRVSQPDWTVFAPHPRTVDRYYVFPAETENGEMVDANNERQLTHERPYDELQKQFDTYRERFYMSSVRRGGPDDIVAETLAEHLCETWEEDHGEELTHISMHYVVEDVTHETIDEPMDRDRDVQPIYDHGCGDNEPQTIEPPE, encoded by the coding sequence ATGCACTCACTCCGTACACTCTCATCGCGTGTTCGAGGCTTCCTTCGTCAGTCCACGTACATCGATCCGGACGCGGTTCGAATCGATACGCGGGCGCTCGCAGCGTTTCGTATCGCCGCCGGATTACTCATCATTGCGGACGTACTACTGCGTGCCCGGAACTTCACGTTCTTCTATACAGAGTCAGGCGTCGTTCCGCAGTCACTGGCCACGGAGATGGCAGCGGACAACGCGATTTCGGTCTACTACTTCACGACGGATTCGACCGTGATCGCGGCGTTGTTCATCCTCACGATACTGATCGCGATCCAACTGATCATCGGCTACAAAACGAGGGTTGCGACCGTCCTGTCGTTTCTCCTGGTCGTCTCGCTCGATCACCACAACCCGCTGGTACTCAGCTTTGCGGACACGCTCTTCCGGATGCTCCTGCTCTGGGCGATGTTCCTCCCACTGGGGGAACGCTGGTCGGTCGACGCCCTCCACGCTGACTCCTCGCCCAGATTGGGGATCACGAGCCTCGCGTCCGCGGCCATCCTGGCGCAAGTCGTCTACATGTATGTCCTCAACGGCTACCACAAGCGAGAATCCGAGCTCTGGACCAGTGGGGAGGCCACCCCGCTCATTATGGGGCTCGACAATACGACCTTCCTTCTCGGGGATTTCATGCGGAACTTCCCGACGCTCCTACAGTATGGTGGGCTGACGTGGTACTATATGCTGTTGTTTGCCTGGCTTCTCATCCTCCTCCGGGGGAACGCACGTACGTTCTTCGTCCTCATGTTCATCGCCGGGCACGCCTCGTTCGCGATTACTGTTCGGATCGGTGCGTTCGCGTACGTCGCGATTGCTGGCCTGCTCCTGTTCTTGCAGGCGCCGGTCTGGGACAGGCTAGAGGCTCTCGTTCGCTCTGTGACCCACGGCCGGTCTCGACTCATCCACGCCCGAACCGAGCTCGAACGGCTTGGCTCTCGGTTCCCCAAAGCGCAGGTCGACTCGGAGACGCTCGGACGTGCCAGAACCACCGTTTACACGCTCGTACTGGTCGTCGCAATCATTTCCCTCCTCGTCGTCCCGACACTGTCGCATCTGCCTGTCGCGCAGTCCATCGACGAGGAGGACGGTCCAAAAGAACGCATCGACGACAGGGCCGATGCAATCCGCGTCAGCCAGCCCGACTGGACCGTCTTCGCACCCCATCCACGAACCGTTGACCGATACTACGTCTTCCCAGCCGAGACCGAAAACGGAGAGATGGTAGACGCAAATAATGAGCGTCAGTTGACGCATGAAAGACCATACGACGAACTCCAGAAACAGTTCGATACCTATCGGGAACGCTTCTACATGAGCAGCGTCAGACGTGGTGGTCCTGACGATATCGTGGCCGAAACACTCGCCGAACACCTGTGCGAGACCTGGGAGGAAGACCACGGTGAGGAACTAACACACATCTCCATGCACTACGTCGTCGAGGACGTGACCCACGAGACAATCGACGAACCGATGGATCGCGACCGGGACGTCCAGCCGATTTATGACCACGGCTGCGGCGACAACGAGCCACAAACTATCGAGCCACCCGAGTGA
- a CDS encoding DUF7344 domain-containing protein, with protein sequence MGALTSSQSDYELSADTILELLANRRRRYLLYALRGQDGPIELSTLAEQVAGWEHDVPPEEVAKNEYKSVYVSSVQCHVPKLADAGVVDHDEDNHTVVLADNFEQLEPYLRIVVKDEPENSTLHTALEREAGEGFFSQIRENVARLKQ encoded by the coding sequence ATGGGGGCGCTTACCTCGAGCCAATCAGACTACGAACTCTCGGCGGATACTATCCTCGAGTTACTGGCCAACCGTCGGCGTCGGTACCTCCTGTACGCCCTTCGGGGTCAGGACGGGCCGATTGAACTCTCGACACTCGCCGAGCAAGTCGCCGGCTGGGAACACGACGTTCCGCCCGAGGAGGTCGCAAAGAACGAATACAAAAGCGTCTACGTCTCGTCCGTCCAGTGCCACGTCCCGAAACTGGCGGACGCTGGCGTCGTCGACCACGACGAGGACAACCACACCGTGGTCCTCGCGGACAACTTCGAGCAACTCGAGCCGTACCTTCGTATCGTCGTCAAGGACGAACCGGAGAACTCGACGCTGCATACAGCACTCGAGCGGGAAGCCGGCGAGGGCTTCTTCAGCCAGATCAGAGAGAACGTCGCGCGGCTCAAGCAGTGA
- a CDS encoding DUF192 domain-containing protein gives MVLERVWKGLLAVAVLLLIVILALQTGLIADPWADDTRTLHVLDEDDDPKAIIEVELADTPMERYTGLSDHDSLADGEGMLFIHASEGERTYVMRDMDFDIDIIFIDANREITSIEHARAPEPGEDGEALEYTGHGEWVLEVPRGYANQTGMEPGDEVELVAE, from the coding sequence ATGGTTCTCGAGCGGGTCTGGAAAGGCCTCCTTGCCGTCGCCGTACTCCTGCTCATTGTCATATTGGCCCTCCAGACCGGTCTCATCGCCGACCCATGGGCGGACGACACCCGAACGCTCCACGTGCTCGACGAGGACGACGACCCCAAAGCGATCATCGAAGTCGAACTCGCGGATACGCCGATGGAGCGCTACACCGGGTTGAGCGACCACGACTCTCTGGCGGACGGCGAGGGAATGCTGTTCATCCATGCAAGCGAAGGCGAACGAACCTACGTCATGCGCGACATGGACTTCGACATCGACATCATCTTCATCGACGCCAATCGCGAGATCACGTCGATCGAACACGCCCGCGCGCCAGAGCCGGGCGAGGATGGCGAGGCACTCGAGTACACTGGCCATGGCGAGTGGGTGCTCGAGGTGCCACGGGGCTACGCGAATCAGACTGGGATGGAACCTGGTGACGAGGTTGAACTCGTCGCGGAGTAA
- a CDS encoding ABC transporter ATP-binding protein, with translation MAGVDWDEDDPFEEQREQAESPMRRLIFDFGRPYWFSMTVGLISSVFARALDLLPALLLAVAIDSIFGEQAFHEQVPLSVLPEAWLPTTPEEQFAFVVIAIAGSFVLGAVFHWLRNWGFNSFSQDVQHDVRTATYDKMQRLDMEFFSNKQTGEMMSVLSNDVNQLERFLNEGMNSATRLIVMVFGITFLLFWLNPQLALVSLAPVPLIAIFTYIFVQKIQPKYAAVRSSVGKVNSRLENNLGGINVIKSSNTEEYESDRVNDVSRKYYDTNWEAIWLRIKFFPGLQVISGIGFVLTFLVGGYWVLMGTAPGPFTGTLETGVFVAFIMYTQQLVWPMAQFGQVINMYQRAEASSERIFGLMDEQGRIERDEDANDIEIRDGRVEYDNVSFSYEDELHDTDEDADGTPAEDLIIDDISFDVDGGETVALVGPTGAGKSTVLKLLLRLYDVNEGAIRIDGQDVRDVSLASLRQSMGYVGQDSFLFYGTVEENITYGTFGADREDIVEAAKAAEAHEFIQNLPEGYDTMVGERGVKLSGGQRQRVAIARAVLKDPDILILDEATSDVDTETEMLIQRSIDDLTENRTTFAIAHRLSTIKDADQILVLEDGRIVERGTHAELLQNEGLYSHLWGVQAGEIDELPQEFIERAQRRHARTEISDD, from the coding sequence ATGGCCGGCGTCGACTGGGATGAAGACGATCCGTTCGAGGAGCAACGCGAGCAGGCAGAGAGTCCGATGCGACGGCTCATATTCGATTTCGGCCGTCCGTACTGGTTTTCGATGACTGTCGGACTCATTTCGAGCGTGTTCGCGCGTGCGCTGGATCTGTTGCCGGCGCTGTTACTCGCGGTTGCGATCGACTCGATCTTTGGCGAACAGGCGTTTCACGAGCAGGTGCCACTGTCCGTGCTGCCGGAGGCGTGGCTGCCGACGACGCCGGAAGAGCAGTTCGCGTTCGTCGTCATCGCTATCGCTGGTTCGTTCGTCCTCGGCGCGGTGTTTCACTGGCTGCGAAACTGGGGGTTTAACTCCTTCTCACAGGATGTCCAGCACGACGTGCGAACGGCGACGTACGACAAGATGCAGCGCCTCGATATGGAGTTTTTCTCGAACAAGCAGACCGGTGAGATGATGTCGGTGCTCTCGAACGACGTCAACCAACTCGAGCGCTTCCTCAACGAGGGGATGAACTCGGCGACCCGGCTAATCGTGATGGTGTTCGGGATTACCTTCCTGCTGTTCTGGCTCAACCCGCAACTGGCGCTGGTTTCGCTCGCGCCTGTTCCGTTAATTGCGATCTTCACCTACATTTTCGTCCAGAAAATCCAGCCGAAGTACGCCGCCGTCCGCTCCTCGGTCGGGAAGGTCAACTCCCGACTCGAGAACAACCTCGGTGGCATCAACGTGATCAAGTCCTCGAACACCGAGGAGTACGAGTCCGACCGCGTCAACGATGTTTCGCGCAAGTACTACGATACTAACTGGGAAGCCATTTGGCTCCGAATCAAGTTCTTCCCGGGCCTGCAGGTGATTTCGGGGATCGGTTTCGTCCTGACGTTCCTGGTCGGCGGTTACTGGGTACTCATGGGCACTGCACCGGGGCCGTTCACGGGGACACTCGAGACCGGTGTCTTCGTCGCGTTCATCATGTACACCCAGCAACTCGTCTGGCCGATGGCCCAGTTCGGACAGGTCATCAATATGTACCAGCGCGCGGAGGCCTCGAGCGAACGGATCTTCGGCCTGATGGACGAACAGGGGCGCATCGAGCGCGACGAGGATGCCAACGATATCGAGATCCGAGACGGTCGAGTCGAGTACGACAACGTTAGTTTCAGTTACGAGGACGAACTGCACGATACCGACGAAGATGCAGACGGGACTCCGGCCGAGGACCTGATCATCGACGACATCAGTTTCGACGTCGACGGTGGCGAGACAGTCGCACTCGTCGGCCCAACGGGTGCCGGCAAGTCGACCGTCCTCAAACTCCTCCTCCGGCTCTACGACGTCAACGAGGGGGCGATCCGCATCGACGGACAGGACGTCCGCGACGTCTCGCTTGCCAGTCTCCGCCAGTCGATGGGCTACGTCGGCCAGGACTCGTTCCTCTTCTACGGCACCGTCGAGGAGAACATCACCTACGGCACCTTCGGCGCGGACCGCGAGGATATCGTCGAGGCCGCCAAAGCCGCTGAGGCCCACGAGTTCATCCAGAACCTCCCCGAGGGGTACGACACGATGGTCGGCGAGCGCGGCGTCAAACTCTCGGGCGGTCAGCGCCAGCGCGTCGCCATCGCCCGCGCGGTCCTCAAGGATCCTGACATCCTCATCCTGGACGAGGCGACCAGCGACGTCGACACGGAGACCGAGATGCTCATCCAGCGCTCGATCGACGACCTGACTGAGAATCGAACCACCTTCGCCATCGCCCACCGTCTCTCGACGATCAAGGACGCCGATCAGATCCTCGTCCTCGAGGACGGCCGAATCGTCGAACGCGGTACCCACGCCGAACTACTGCAGAACGAAGGCCTCTACTCGCATCTCTGGGGCGTTCAGGCCGGCGAAATCGACGAACTCCCACAGGAGTTCATCGAGCGCGCCCAGCGTCGCCACGCGCGCACAGAAATTAGTGACGACTAA
- a CDS encoding DUF5789 family protein has protein sequence MTDDSRELGVELGDLGDELESVEYPISQDELLETHGDTELEMNEKTATLEEIIGPLNEEEYRDYGEVEQAIMNMVGDEAIGRKNYSDRTPPAVGEERQDEGAPDQEGQREQESF, from the coding sequence ATGACCGACGACAGCCGCGAACTCGGCGTCGAACTGGGCGACCTCGGCGACGAACTCGAGTCGGTGGAGTATCCGATCAGCCAAGACGAGTTACTCGAGACACACGGCGACACGGAACTCGAGATGAATGAGAAAACGGCGACACTCGAGGAGATCATCGGGCCGCTGAACGAGGAGGAGTATCGGGACTACGGGGAAGTCGAACAGGCGATCATGAACATGGTCGGCGACGAGGCGATCGGGCGGAAAAACTACAGCGACCGAACGCCGCCCGCGGTGGGTGAGGAGAGGCAGGACGAGGGTGCGCCGGACCAGGAAGGCCAGCGCGAGCAGGAGTCGTTCTGA
- a CDS encoding creatininase family protein, whose protein sequence is MDIASATWTDVGELEADLAVVPVGSTEQHGPHAPLGADVLTAEAVADAGLERTDRDVLRAPAIPIGVAEEHRQFPGTMWVSPDTFRSYVSEAVQSLAHHGVERVVLVNGHGGNVDALREVGARLTRDGDAYTVPFTWFNAVGEHSADMGHGGPLETALLRHVEPELVREDRIEEARDGAADGWGEWTSYVNLAYDSAQFSENGVVGDPAEGDAERGEKLLELAAESLVRLLDAVAERDVSVADSR, encoded by the coding sequence ATGGACATCGCCAGCGCCACCTGGACCGACGTGGGGGAACTCGAGGCCGACCTCGCGGTCGTTCCCGTCGGCAGCACGGAACAGCACGGCCCGCACGCACCGCTCGGAGCCGACGTACTCACCGCCGAGGCAGTCGCCGACGCCGGACTCGAGCGCACTGATCGTGACGTGCTCCGAGCGCCAGCGATTCCGATCGGCGTCGCGGAGGAACACCGCCAGTTTCCGGGCACGATGTGGGTCTCGCCGGACACCTTCCGCAGCTACGTCAGCGAAGCCGTCCAGAGTCTGGCCCACCACGGCGTCGAACGCGTCGTCCTCGTCAACGGCCACGGCGGCAACGTCGACGCGCTCCGAGAGGTCGGTGCGCGGCTCACGCGCGACGGCGACGCCTACACCGTCCCGTTCACCTGGTTCAACGCAGTCGGAGAGCACTCTGCTGATATGGGCCACGGTGGGCCACTCGAGACGGCCCTCCTTCGACACGTCGAACCCGAACTGGTCCGCGAAGACCGCATCGAAGAAGCGCGCGACGGCGCTGCCGATGGCTGGGGCGAGTGGACGAGTTACGTGAACCTGGCCTACGATTCCGCACAGTTTAGCGAAAACGGTGTCGTCGGGGATCCAGCCGAGGGCGACGCGGAGCGAGGCGAGAAGCTACTCGAGTTGGCGGCCGAGTCGCTGGTGCGGTTGCTGGATGCGGTTGCGGAGCGGGATGTGTCGGTGGCCGATAGCCGGTAG
- a CDS encoding DUF5790 family protein: MSQATLGDDEELFGEAANEMREDVESSLADAWDALPDSDDVWEADADNVLGMLNALNSALDAGDAEEHLRDAKKWFTMGQRADAFDDAEDLEEEIANLEATIADISDAGEQVGDLTATIPALRGALEDAGPDADADEEEEAADDGDEEDDDGDEE, translated from the coding sequence ATGAGCCAAGCGACACTCGGCGACGACGAGGAACTCTTCGGCGAAGCGGCCAACGAAATGCGCGAGGACGTCGAATCCTCGCTCGCGGACGCCTGGGACGCCCTCCCCGACTCGGACGACGTCTGGGAGGCCGACGCAGATAACGTCCTCGGCATGCTCAACGCACTCAACTCAGCACTCGACGCCGGCGACGCCGAAGAGCACCTCCGCGACGCGAAGAAGTGGTTCACCATGGGCCAGCGCGCCGATGCCTTCGACGATGCCGAGGACCTCGAAGAAGAGATTGCTAATCTCGAAGCGACCATCGCAGATATCAGCGATGCCGGCGAGCAGGTCGGTGACCTCACCGCGACGATTCCAGCGCTGCGCGGGGCACTCGAGGACGCCGGCCCTGATGCAGACGCCGACGAAGAGGAGGAGGCGGCTGACGATGGCGACGAAGAGGATGACGACGGCGACGAAGAATAA
- a CDS encoding dihydroneopterin aldolase family protein yields the protein MSESDDESEPADSETAAASTAPTAPTAPTTAETACFEAGIKFGTLYHQFAGTPVAPESAPSLARAMEASIENQPHCVDVTVDVRTDELESELAGSAADYTELTGRFLEVEIVIEYEGREVVTQMAMEDGYPMMKVVSVSGRDAGD from the coding sequence ATGAGCGAGAGCGACGACGAATCCGAGCCAGCCGACTCGGAAACGGCAGCAGCATCGACAGCCCCGACAGCCCCAACAGCCCCGACAACCGCCGAAACCGCCTGCTTCGAGGCCGGCATCAAGTTCGGCACGCTCTATCACCAGTTCGCCGGCACGCCCGTCGCACCCGAGAGCGCTCCAAGCCTCGCCCGCGCGATGGAAGCATCCATCGAGAACCAACCCCACTGCGTCGACGTGACTGTCGACGTTCGCACGGACGAACTCGAGTCCGAACTCGCTGGGTCGGCGGCCGACTACACTGAACTGACGGGACGGTTTCTCGAGGTCGAAATCGTAATCGAGTACGAAGGCCGAGAGGTCGTGACGCAGATGGCGATGGAAGACGGCTACCCGATGATGAAAGTGGTTTCCGTGAGTGGCCGCGACGCGGGAGACTGA
- the azf gene encoding NAD-dependent glucose-6-phosphate dehydrogenase Azf produces the protein MAQSVLLTGAAGRVGTAILADLADEHEWRLMDRDPMTEDHPGEFVVADITDEETVRDAMEGIDVVIHLAGDPRPEAPWDSVLTNNIDGTQTIFEAAVDADVEKVVFASSNHAVGAYETEERTPEMYRAHDDYLLDGTELPRPGNLYGVSKAAGESLGRYYHDEHGLSVACVRIGNLTKGHPPIDYERGQAMWLSYRDCAHLFDRCIRAEYEYEIVYGISDNDRKYYSIDRAKAVLGYEPRDNSAEHN, from the coding sequence ATGGCACAGTCGGTCCTGCTTACCGGGGCTGCGGGGCGCGTCGGAACGGCGATCCTCGCCGACCTCGCGGACGAACACGAGTGGCGGCTGATGGATCGCGACCCGATGACGGAGGACCATCCTGGCGAATTCGTCGTCGCGGATATCACCGACGAGGAAACCGTCCGCGACGCGATGGAGGGCATCGACGTGGTCATCCACCTCGCGGGCGACCCGCGTCCGGAAGCGCCCTGGGATAGCGTCCTGACGAACAACATCGACGGCACGCAGACGATTTTCGAGGCCGCAGTCGACGCCGACGTGGAGAAGGTTGTCTTCGCATCCTCGAATCACGCCGTTGGCGCGTACGAAACCGAAGAACGCACTCCCGAGATGTACCGCGCGCACGACGACTACTTGCTCGACGGCACGGAACTCCCGCGACCGGGGAACCTCTACGGCGTCTCCAAGGCCGCCGGCGAGTCGCTCGGGCGGTACTACCACGACGAACACGGCCTCTCCGTCGCCTGCGTTCGGATCGGAAATCTCACGAAGGGCCATCCACCAATCGATTACGAGCGCGGGCAGGCGATGTGGCTCTCCTACCGCGACTGTGCACACCTGTTCGACCGCTGCATCCGCGCGGAGTACGAGTACGAAATCGTCTATGGCATCTCCGACAACGACCGCAAATACTACTCGATCGATCGCGCGAAAGCGGTGCTGGGCTACGAGCCACGGGACAACTCAGCCGAGCACAACTGA
- a CDS encoding Rieske (2Fe-2S) protein: protein MATNDTQNPETDGLHHVASADELEEGERIIADVEGREVAVFNSNGDLYALSNYCPHQGGPACEGLLSGTLEVDEDEDLVWSCEDEIVACPWHGWEFDVTDGRHTASDKYRLPTYDVREIDGELYVGL, encoded by the coding sequence ATGGCGACGAACGATACACAAAACCCCGAAACCGACGGCCTCCATCACGTCGCTTCCGCGGACGAACTCGAGGAAGGCGAACGGATCATCGCGGACGTCGAGGGGCGCGAGGTCGCGGTCTTCAACTCGAACGGCGACCTCTACGCACTCTCGAACTACTGTCCCCACCAGGGCGGTCCGGCCTGCGAAGGGCTGCTAAGCGGCACGCTCGAGGTCGACGAGGACGAAGACCTCGTCTGGAGCTGCGAGGACGAGATCGTCGCCTGCCCGTGGCACGGCTGGGAGTTCGACGTCACGGACGGGCGACACACGGCCAGTGACAAGTATCGCCTCCCGACCTACGACGTTCGAGAGATCGACGGCGAACTCTACGTGGGCCTGTAA
- a CDS encoding amidohydrolase family protein, with product MSSTTQQADRIRSIDDLEVIVDTDFHLTERQEDIFPYLESPFDEMLNTQGGDDYGYLGRVYPAHGMVYSVTMGKADSETVRTADDIQKGKDLIEWDKAIATPTQNLYLGAVHHDDLAAALATAYNNWLLDEVIDTDNGVYGAAIVAPQKPVEAAEEVDRRADEDGIVAVMIPSGSVDPTLGNERYYPLYEACERAGLPIKMHNAGGTMMTRFPSTWKSMNRALPVHATSHNMMHQTNLADMITQGVPERFPDLEFVIQEAGLGWYPYFMRRMDHDYMGAKWDAPMLEKLPSEYLKDQFYLTSQPVEGADDPQYLNQITRLFEGEDNLMFSSDYPHFDFDNTDELLKILRSEFSSEEIQNIYGKTAERVYDFD from the coding sequence ATGAGTTCGACGACACAACAGGCGGATCGGATCCGGTCTATCGACGACCTCGAGGTCATCGTGGACACGGACTTCCACCTGACCGAACGGCAGGAAGATATCTTTCCGTACCTCGAGAGTCCGTTCGACGAGATGTTGAACACCCAGGGTGGCGACGACTACGGCTATCTCGGGCGCGTCTATCCCGCTCACGGGATGGTGTACTCCGTGACGATGGGAAAAGCCGACTCCGAAACCGTCCGAACGGCCGACGACATCCAGAAGGGAAAAGACCTGATCGAATGGGACAAGGCAATCGCGACCCCGACTCAGAACCTCTATCTGGGGGCCGTCCACCACGACGATCTGGCCGCCGCGCTGGCGACGGCGTACAACAACTGGCTGCTCGACGAAGTGATCGACACGGACAACGGCGTCTACGGCGCAGCGATCGTTGCACCGCAGAAGCCGGTCGAGGCCGCCGAAGAGGTCGACCGTCGGGCCGACGAAGACGGGATCGTCGCCGTCATGATTCCCAGCGGCTCGGTCGATCCGACCCTGGGGAACGAGCGCTACTACCCGCTGTACGAGGCCTGTGAGCGAGCCGGCCTGCCGATCAAGATGCACAACGCCGGCGGGACGATGATGACTCGGTTCCCCTCGACCTGGAAGTCGATGAACCGCGCACTACCAGTTCACGCTACCTCGCACAACATGATGCACCAGACGAATCTGGCTGACATGATCACACAGGGCGTTCCCGAACGGTTCCCCGATCTCGAGTTCGTTATCCAGGAGGCCGGACTCGGCTGGTACCCATACTTCATGCGCCGGATGGATCACGACTACATGGGCGCGAAGTGGGACGCACCGATGCTCGAGAAGCTTCCGAGCGAGTACCTCAAGGATCAGTTCTACCTGACGAGCCAGCCGGTTGAAGGCGCCGACGACCCGCAGTATCTCAACCAGATCACCCGGCTGTTCGAGGGCGAGGACAATCTCATGTTCTCCTCGGACTATCCGCACTTCGACTTCGACAACACTGACGAACTGCTGAAGATCCTTCGCTCGGAGTTCTCGAGCGAGGAGATTCAGAATATCTACGGGAAAACGGCAGAACGGGTGTACGACTTCGACTAA